In Harmonia axyridis chromosome 6, icHarAxyr1.1, whole genome shotgun sequence, a single window of DNA contains:
- the LOC123681600 gene encoding stimulator of interferon genes protein, producing the protein MKKKVAELHLKSYVVRDKGGKLTFPSTIPKKRSSIRMFILGCFILYSCISEFYEIKDFKLTLEMFSYTIAIYFIVEFIDRIILSFEELMNHFQPRYGKSLIKVLKHTFYFSEGACLIMISSLAIVGKFYSEHGFIDTTKLHKFSYLKSLFLLLFLRKVLKIEHAPIYNSLKFEDNDGLSYSTAMANSFYHGYLKLILPKTSGEDKNLMEIIDIYSDRNKVDVFPKLFILVPKSAFCQISLKSSISPSIEESSSLDEKKLTIAGVQKRSYKNSVYKIRDPNNPRKVYYVCAEYATPLRTFKASLDFSGLFNETFKKHADDIVLNFYLIMRDFVRNDPDICDLCELIYYDDRDEHGLRDIAPLLLSKVKKQNRSLV; encoded by the exons atgaaaaaaaaagttgctgaACTCCATTTGAAATCG TATGTAGTTAGGGACAAGGGAGGAAAGCTAACTTTCCCTTCTACAATACCAAAGAAACGAAGCTCAATCAGGATGTTTATATTAGGATGTTTTATTTTGTATAGCTGTATAA GCGAGTTTTATGAGATTAAAGACTTCAAATTAACTCTTGAAA TGTTCAGTTATACCATTGCCATTTATTTCATAGTGGAATTTATTGATAGGATAATACTAAGTTTCGAAGAGTTGATGAACCATTTCCAACCAAGATATGGAAAAAGTTTGATAAAGGTTTTGAAGCATACCTTTTACTTCAGTGAAGGAGcatgtcttattatgatatctTCATTAGCAATCGTTGGCAAGTTCTACTCGGAACATGGATTTATTGACACTACGAAACTTCATAAGTTCTCATACCTTAAAAGTTTATTTCTCTTACTTTTTCTAAGAAAAGTATTGAAGATA GAACATGCTCCCATttataattcattgaaatttgaagataATGATGGCCTGAGCTACAGTACAGCAATGGCAAATTCATTTTATCATGggtatttgaaattgatattacCAAAAACGAGTGGAGAAGACAAGAACCTAatggaaataattgatatatatTCTGATAGAAATAAAGTTGATGTGTTTCCAAAACTCTTTATATTGGTTCCAAAGTCAGCTTTTtgccaaatttctttaaaaagtTCAATTAGTCCAAGTATTGAGGAAAGTTCT AGTTTAGATGAAAAGAAGTTAACAATAGCTGGTGTTCAAAAGAGATCATACAAAAACTCTGTTTATAAAATAAGAGACCCAAATAATCCTAGAAAGGTGTATTATGTTTGTGCCGAGTATGCAACTCCTTTACGTACCTTTAAAGCATCACTGGATTTTAGTGGGTTATTTAACG aaactttCAAGAAACATGCTGACGACAtagtattgaatttttatttgattatgAGAGATTTTGTCAGAAATGATCCTGATATTTGTGATCTATGTGAATTGATTTACTATGATG ACCGTGATGAACATGGTTTGAGAGATATAGCCCCGTTATTACTGAGTAAAGTGAAAAAACAGAATAGATCACTGGTTTGA
- the LOC123681601 gene encoding uncharacterized protein LOC123681601: MNQKVSSNLQKMETPVLSKSQKKRSLSGKKSKKETIKNVVVDPYQNYWPLVQSELEQLTNTLKDNLPRVRPLKINVPWRLLQDIPKGDRKIVRDNYIGKHSSGEKFTKSEFLMFGVNEVTKFLEIDACSIVLIADVKPRMVVKHIVEMAVLKSVPVLVVSTLKQILKDSCGLESMAFAIKKSVPDTSTLARIVNTVVEISKNYPPSANHINLTRSNIFQDKNEKTQYNLNKPAEIKNEVKPLNYHLMRTSPNQRVFELSENEKDIVLTKVNRYENIHSAANELHYDKLNEALGKKKMKKLYKALVVKRLKGNKNRHKDKVK, translated from the exons ATGAACCAAAAGGTCTCATCAAATTTACAGAAAATGGAGACACCGGTTTTGAgtaaatctcaaaaaaaaagatctctCTCTGGAAAAAAATCTAAGAAAGAAACTATAAAAAATGTAGTGGTTGATCCATACCAGAATTATTG GCCATTAGTACAAAGTGAATTGGAGCAATTGACAAATACTTTGAAAGATAATCTTCCCAGAGTTAGACCCTTAAAAATTAATGTTCCTTGGAGGCTTCTGCAAGATATTCCTAAAGGTGATAGAAAAATTGTTAGGGATAATTACATTGGAAAACATTCTTCTGGAGAAAAATTTACGAAGAG CGAGTTTTTGATGTTTGGAGTGAACGAAGTGACAAAATTTCTGGAGATTGATGCATGCTCTATTGTTTTAATTGCAGATGTTAAGCCCAGAATGGTTGTAAAGCACATTGTTGAAATGGCAGTGCTTAAAAGTGTACCAGTTCTGGTTGTTTCTACTTTGAAGCAAATTTTGAAGGATTCCTGTGGCTTGGAAAGTATGGCATTCGCTATCAAAAAAAGTGTTCCAGATACATCTACTTTAGCAAGGATTGTAAACACTGTAGTTGAAATAAGCAAGAATTATCCACCCAGTGCAAACCATATAAACTTGACCAGGagtaatatttttcaagatAAGAACGAGAAAACCCAATATAATTTAAATAAGCCTGCTGAAATCAAGAATGAAGTGAAACCACTTAATTATCACCTTATGAGAACATCCCCCAATCAGAGAGTATTTGAAttaagtgaaaatgaaaaagatattgttttaacaaaaGTTAAtagatatgaaaatatacattCTGCAGCAAATGAGTTACACTATGATAAATTGAATGAAGCTTTAGggaaaaagaaaatgaagaagcTTTATAAAGCTTTAGTTGTCAAAAGgttgaaaggaaataagaatCGACATAAGGACAAagttaaataa